The following is a genomic window from Pedosphaera parvula Ellin514.
GCCGGAAGCAGTTCATCCATCAGAAAGCGGACGTAGTTGTCGCCCAGGCCATCGTATTCGTAGCTGCGATTGAATCGGTCCAAGGCATTGGTTGAATCGGCAAGGACGCGGCCATGCATAATGAATACACCAATGGTGACGGGCATTTCCTTTTTTGCGATCAGGTTGTCGAACACGACCGGGGCTTGATACTGAATGCCATCCTGAAAAACCATCAGGCAAGCCGGGTTGGCAGCATCATACTGTTTTGGAACGTACACCCAATAATCACGCACGGTGCCTGGGAAAATCTTGCTATGCGCGAAAGTATATTTGGTGACTTCGCCCTTGGGAACGCCGTCCTGCGGTTTGGAGTCGGGGCCAGGCGGATAATCATCAGCACCAAAAGCAGGCGAAGTTAGACACAGGGCCAGAAAGCTGAAAAAAAGAAATGCGCGCATAAAGGATGCGCGCATTATGAAGAGGACAAGAACAGTTTCAACTAAAAGCGATCCTAACTACGATCCTAACTAAATGACCGGAGTTCCAACCGGTTCCTCTTCCTCTTCCATTTCCACCCCTTCCCTGGATTCAAAAACATTACTGCCATAGATGGCGGCGGCAACCGCAGCGCCAGCAGTGAGCCAGCCCAAAGTTGGCAGCAGGCGGCCCCTGCGTGAAGTTTTGATGGACGCCTTGTGCTCGGCAAACAGGGAGATCATCTCACGATTGAACTGGATCAAGTCCAAGGGAGACCGGCTGGAAATCCAATTGCCGTCACGCACAGCGGCATTATTAACCCAATTGCCGCCCGCGTTGATAACATCGTCCTTAATACCGGGCCAGGAAGTAAGCGTGCGGTTTTTAACCACGCCTGCAGAAACCAGGACCCATGGTCCGTGACAGATGACGGCGATGGGTTTGTTGGCAGCGTCAAATTCCCGCACAAACTGCAGGACACTGTCACTCTGGCGCAAAAAGTCCGGGTTTATGTGACCACCAGGTATCAGCAACGCATCGTAGTTGTCGGGGTTGGCCCTGAAAATGGTGCGATTAACCTTAATGTTCTTGCCGGGAAGGAGAAGGTTCATGCCTTTGATTTTTCCCGGATGCAATGAAATGACCTCTATTTGGGCACCGTGTTTTTCCAGGTGTTTTACGGGAGAGGTTAATTCAATCTGTTCAACTCCATCGGCTGCCAGGACGGCAACGCGTATTCCATTCAGTTTCTTTCCGGCCATAGATTTTTCTCCTTAGTTCGTTGATAATCACATCCAATAACTGCCGGGCGCAAAGTGGAGTACGCACCTGCACCTCTATTGTGGGAAACCAGTCCTCACAAATGAAGGTAGATCACAAGAGACGCGAGTCAAGCGGACTAGTGAAACTGACCCAACCAACACGACGTTGACAGGGAAAAACTCATGGTATACCGTCCGGTCGGTTTACGGATGAGAGAGTATTCCAATTCGCGAGAGAAGATACTGCATGCCGCCGAAGAACTGGTAATGGAGGTCGGCGCAGGTCATCTGACCCTTGACGCGGTGGCAAGAAAGGCTGGCGTCAGCAAGGGGGGATTGATGTATAATTTTCCAACCAAAGAATCGCTGTTGGAAGGAATGATAGTTCGCCTGGTCACCTTTTGGAAGGAGAGCTATTTGAGGGCGGTAAACGATTTTCCCAATACCGCGATTGGAAAATTGAAGGCGCAAATCAAAGCAGCCGTGACTCTAGATCCAAGATATCGCTGCGTAACGAACGCATTGCTGGCGGCATCGGCCAACGAGCCGAAATTAATGATCCCGGTGAAGAAGCATTATCGACAGGTGTTTGCTGAATTACAGGATGCCGGGATTGATTTTGAAACGGCGGCCGTGCTCCTGATGGCCGCGAGCGGCCTGTGCACCACGGAAATAATGGGTTGCTCACCCTTCTCGGGTGGCGAGAGAAGCGGAGTAATAGATCAGCTTTTAACGATGGCCGATTCGGCCAGAGGTTAGCGGGAAACCTTAATCAGAAGAGTTTTCAGTCAAACGATGAAATCAGAAGAAGTAACAATAAAGCCAGCCGTAGGTTTGGAGAAAGACGAACTGAATGCGGCAATCACCAGATCCCAAAGTTTTTTGCTCTGCGAGCAGAAACCGGAAGGCTATTGGGTGGGCGAGCTGATGGTTGATTCCACAATCGTTTCGGACACGATTGCTTATCATCACTGGAACGGCAAGGTGGACCCGGAATGGCAGCGGAAAGCGGTAAATCACATCCTTTCCATGCAACTGCCGGAAGGCGGTTGGAACATTTATCAGAATGGACCGCCCGAAGTGAATGCGACCATCAAGGCATACCTCGCCTTGAAGCTGGCGGGCATACCGATTACCGATCCGCGCATGCTGAAGGCGCGTCAGGTGGCATTGACCCTGGGAGGTGTTCCACGCATGAATACCTTTTCGAAACTTTATCTGGCGCTCCTCGGGTTATGGCCGTGGAAGTATGTTCCGACCATTCCTTGCGAAGTATTGCTGCTGGGCAAATGGTTTCACGTGAACATTTGGGACATGAGCAACTGGAGTCGCGCCATGATTGTCCCGCTTGCCATCATTAACCATTACAAGCCGACACGGCCGGTGAAGGTTGATTTAAGCGAGCTCTTCCTGGAAGGGTTTCATGAACGCGATCTGGCGTTGCCAAAGGATCCTCAGTCATTCACCTGGAGAAATTTTTTCCTGGGATTGGATCAGTTGCATAAGTTCGCAGAACTGTGGGTGAATGCAGGAATTCATCCGTTTCGTCGGTTGGCGTTGAAGAAATGCGAGCAATGGATGCTCGAACGCTTCGAAGGTTCGGATGGCTTGGCAGCCATTTTCCCGGCAATGCTTAACTCACTGATTGCTTTGAAGTCGCTTGGCTATCCGGATGATCATCCCGAAGTGTTGCGGGCCGAGCGTGAGTTAAAGAAATTGGAACATGAAACCAAGGACACGGTCCGTATTGAACCCTGTTTGTCGCCTGGTTGGGACACGGCCATTGCCGCAATGTGCCTGCGCGAATCGGGGGTTCCCGCCGAACACCCGCGTTTGAAAAAGGCGGGTGATTGGCTGGTGAATCGTGAAGTTCGTTTCAAAGCCGACTGGCATCACAAAAATCCGGTCGATGTCGAACCGAGCGGTTGGGTATTCCAGTTCAATAACAAATGGAATCCCGACCTGGACGATACAGCCATGGTGTTGCTCGCACTCAGGTTGATTCCGACGGACCATCCGCGGCGTCGCGACGAAGCTTTTCAACGCGGATTGAAATGGCTGCTGGCCTTCCAATGTCGCGATGGCGGCTGGGCGGCCTACGACAAGGATTGCACCAAAAATATTTTGGAAAAAGTGCCGTTCGCAGATCACAACGCAATGCTCGATCCAGAGTGTGCGGACATAACGGCGCGTGTGCTGGAGTTGTTGGGATTCGAAGGTTATGCGCTCGATCATCCGCAGGTGCAGGAAGCGGTGGAGTATTTGCGTGAGCATCAAGAAACTGATGGTTCGTGGTACGGGCGTTGGGGCGTGAATTACATCTACGGCACCTGGCAAACGTTGCGTGGTTTGTGGGCGTTAAAGATGGATATGAATCAACCGTGGCTCTTGAAAGCTCGAGACTGGTTGGAGAGCGTGCAATTGCCGGATGGCGGCTGGGGTGAGCGTTGCAACACCTACGATGATCCCGTGTTCAAGGGGCAAGGACCAAGCACGGCTTCGCAAACCGCATGGGCAGTCATGGCGCTTTGCACTTTTGGCGATCCCAAACGGCCAAGTCTGGTGCGTGGAATTCAATATTTGATTGAGAATCAAAACGAAGATGGCTCCTGGACAGAGCTGGAGACCACCGGCACTGGATTCCCGCGCGTTTATTATTTGAAATACGACATCTACCGTAATACATGGCCGCTGCTGGCTATGGCCACCTATCGCAAGATGCTTGATCCGAAGGAAGTCAGGGTGAAGTAACTTTCGAAGTTGAAAAGCTGTTGGGAATCACGCGGGGGCTTTTGCCTCCGCGTTTTTATTGTCGAAGCGTTTGCCAATCTTCGGGGACGCGCTCCAGAACGCCGTCGCCAAATACGTCATAAAGGTTGAGCTTATTCATGTGCACATAGCCAATGTGACAGCCACAGGATGGCTGGGGGCATGTGCGGGGAAGCAGGACTTTTTCAAAGCCTGGCTCGTAGATATTACCGATCGGATCGCGTATAAAATGACAACGGCGAATGACACCTTCACCATCCACCGAAATCACACTCTCGCCCGCATGGCATTCCAGTCCTGCGCTCGGATGGCGGGTATTATTAACAGGAAATAGCGGATCAATGCTGGTGAACCGTTTGATAAGTTCGGGCGTATAATAATCGGGGACACGCTTATAGGCATTAATCCAGAGATAAACGTTGGGGGCCAGTTCACGACGGAGTTCATCGATCTCCGATGCGTGCTCCTTCAGCCCAACGACACCGACGCTGTAACGCACACCTCTTTGGTCCAGTTTATGACATTGAGCCACGAACCGTTTGCGTGTGATTTCAGAAGGATGGAAGGTGGTCCACAAGGCAATTCGAGATTTGTTGCAATCCTCGATCCAATCCAAACGGCAGGAAAGATTCGTTTGAATGGCTATTTTCTTCACGTGCGGCAGGTGGCTGAGTTCGACAAAGGCGCGTTGATACCAGCGGCGAATGAGAGCCTCGCCCCAAGGAGTGAAGAGAATGGAAATGCGATCACCGGAGCGGGAGGAAACCCAACTCACAAAGCGAGTAAGTGCCTTTTCGTCAATCGCCAGTTGCGCGGCAGTCTCCTGGCGCTTGGCAAAAGGACAGTAGTCGCAACCATAGTTGCAACTCGAAAGGGGGCCACGATACAGGATCGACAGGTTCATTCCAGTTTGCAGTTGCGCATTAATTCCACGACCTGTGGAGAATAGAGCCAGGGGCCGATTACATCTGAGCGTTCCATCCCTTCAGTGGTGAGCCGGAGCAACTGAGATTCACGCACGGCAAAACCCAGGACTTCCAGTTCACAAAGTTCAGGCAAGTCCTCAAAAACAGAAGTGCCAAACCGCTTTTGATAAAAGTCTAAGGGCAGTCCGGAAGCGAGCAAAAGTGTTTGCGCAACGTAGCGGCGTTTCTGTTCAGAATCGTCGAGGATGAAGCCGTAATCAGCATGTGCAAATTGATCTTCCGTTGTCTGGTTGAAGCTCTGGATGAGGTTGCGAACGTTGATGGAATCCACGGCATACGGCATGGCGTAATGCAAATTGCGGGTGTAGGAGCGCGCGCCGCAACCGAGGCCGATCATGCCATCTTCCTGGGCACAGTAAGCCGGTCCTTCAGCAGTGGGAGCGTGTTCCGCACGGAACATGCGCATGGAGATTTGAGTGTAGCCGTTGGCCAGCAACCGGGATCTTGCTTCACGATACATTTGCAATCGCAAATCCTCCCAATGGCGGTCCTTGCGGCCGAGGCCGGTGAGGGGACGCACATAAAGAGGGTAGAGAAAGAGTTCTTCCGGGCGATATTGCAGTGCGGAGGAAAGGGACTCCATCCAGCTATCCATGGTCTGGCCCGGGAGGCCATAGATAAGATCGATATTTAGAGTAGGAAAGTTTAGAGAACGGATGTTCTGGAGTGCTGTTTCGACCTCCTGACGTTTTTGCGACCGTCCGACGGCGGCAACTTCGTGTTCGAGAAAGCTTTGGATGCCAATGCTGATCCGGTCGACGCCATGGTCGTGGAGCAAGTTGAGCCGTTCACAAGTGGCGGTAGCTGGAGACGTTTCAACCGAGAAGGGCAAACTCCTTGAATCGGCTCCCATGATCTCTTCGACGACAGCAAAAAGGATTTCGAGTTCCGCTGGTTCGAGGAAGGTAGGTGTTCCGCCGCCAAAGGCAAGACGTGCGAATGCCGGATTATGAAGTGCATCCCGGACCACGGAGGCTTGCCGCTGCAGGGCAGCGAGGTAGCCATCAATCAAGGTTTGGTTGGGATTTGTGGTCGTAAAGAGGTTACAAAAACCACAACGCATTTCACAGAACGGCACATGTACGTAGAGGAAAAGCGCGTTGCACTGCTGTGTCTCCCAGAGTGTTCGCAATGGAATCTGTTCAGCGAGGGAACGATAGGCTGTTTTATGTGGGTACGCGTAGGTGTAAGCCTCGTAGGCAGGTCCCCGCAACATCGATTCAAGCAGGCTTTGAGTTTCAGTGCTCATGATGCCCGAGCGGGTTCACCTTCGGTAAAACGAAATCGGCGTAAGGCACTTCCCAAACAACAGGATGAGCAAGTCTATGGCCGTGGTAATTGTCTTCACCATAAGCGGTACCGTGGTCAGAACAAATTATACCAAGGATGGGAGCTCGCTTTTGCATGATGCGAAAAAGGGAGCCAAGATGGGCGTCTACATACTCCAAGGCAGCGGTGTGAGAAAGCAGCGAGTCCTTGACTGCACCATCGAGATAGAAGCGATTCGGCTGGTGAATTGCCGAGATATTGAGAAATAAGAAAACCCGTTGATGGGCAGGTAAAGCTTCCAGAATTCTTTGAGCCACGACAACTTGATTGGCAGTGGACTGCTGATTGGTGACGCCGAGTTCCTCGCTCCAATGACTCTCCTCGAACAGGCACGGAAGGACGCGTCCCAATGGGTTTAATTTGTTGAAGAAACCCACACCGCCGATGCAGACGGTGTGATAATCGTGTTCTGCCAGGCCGGTCACAATATCAGGTGCATCCAATACGCAGGTGGATTCCGTGGTTGTTTCGCTGCCTGCAAAGCGGGTTGCAAAAAGCCGGGGATGCCGGCCAGGGGCTTCCGGAGTGGGGAGGAATCCGGCGAAGAAGGCATGGTGGGCGGCATAGGTGAAAGTGGCGGGAGAGTGACGTTTCTCCCAGCCGGTTGTGGGCAGAACAGAGGCAAGGTTAGGGGTGCGGCCTTTTGCCCAACATTCCTGCGCGACATCATAACGCAACGTATCGAGAGTTACGAAAAGGATGTCATGCTTACCTATGAGTTCATTTATGTTCTGCATAGTTTTATATGGTTTGATGAGTTCCTTTGCAGTAGTGCAGGAAGCTCTGTTACTTCGCGCAGGATGAAATCCGGCTTTGACTGATTGGCTGTCCAGCTATTGCCATGCGAGATCCAACAGGTCTGCAGTCCGAGACTACCGGCTCCAAACACATCTCTCACCGGATCGTCACCGACAAAGAGGATGTTTTCAGGAGCATAGTTCGACTCCTTCAGGGCGGCCTTAAAAATTCCCGGGTCGGGTTTATCCACGCCAACCTCGCCGGAAATGAAGATGTGGTCGAAAAAAACCGCCAGTCCCGAGTGGAGCAGTTTCATCCTTTGAACCGTGCTGGAACCGTTTGACACCAGTGTCAGAGGGTAGGTTTTCTTTAGGCAGATAAGCAATTCACGCACGCCGGGATAAGGAACTGAGAGTTTTCCGAGTTGTTGGCGGCATTGTTCCCAGAGTGCCATCGGTGGTTGGTCCAGTTTGGGAAACGATTGGGTAAGCCATGAGAAAAAAGCAGCGCGATCGCGCCAGCCATGTTGGTCTTCGATAATAATCTGCTCCAGGGCCGACTGCGAGTGCGGATTAAAAATTGCAGGGTTTTGTTGGATGAATTGTGACCAATAGATCCTCCAGGCGGCATCGCGGTCAAGGAGGGTATTGTCCAGGTCAAAGAAGATGAAGGAGAGGTTCATGCGAAGGCGGGTTGAGCTTGCCGGGTGAAGGTTATTATTTCCCGTTCGTAGGTATCGTGACCGTCATGGAGAATATTGGGCAGCAGGTCGCCAAAAGCATTCATTTCGAGCACGGCGTGATGCTTAAAGTTGTTGGAGATTAACAGATCCACTCCCGCATAGTGACTGTGGGGAAAGGCAGCCAGAGCACGTTCACAAGATTGCAGGGCGGAACGCCAGTGCTCAGGGT
Proteins encoded in this region:
- a CDS encoding type 1 glutamine amidotransferase domain-containing protein, with the translated sequence MAGKKLNGIRVAVLAADGVEQIELTSPVKHLEKHGAQIEVISLHPGKIKGMNLLLPGKNIKVNRTIFRANPDNYDALLIPGGHINPDFLRQSDSVLQFVREFDAANKPIAVICHGPWVLVSAGVVKNRTLTSWPGIKDDVINAGGNWVNNAAVRDGNWISSRSPLDLIQFNREMISLFAEHKASIKTSRRGRLLPTLGWLTAGAAVAAAIYGSNVFESREGVEMEEEEEPVGTPVI
- a CDS encoding TetR/AcrR family transcriptional regulator; the protein is MVYRPVGLRMREYSNSREKILHAAEELVMEVGAGHLTLDAVARKAGVSKGGLMYNFPTKESLLEGMIVRLVTFWKESYLRAVNDFPNTAIGKLKAQIKAAVTLDPRYRCVTNALLAASANEPKLMIPVKKHYRQVFAELQDAGIDFETAAVLLMAASGLCTTEIMGCSPFSGGERSGVIDQLLTMADSARG
- the shc gene encoding squalene--hopene cyclase — protein: MKSEEVTIKPAVGLEKDELNAAITRSQSFLLCEQKPEGYWVGELMVDSTIVSDTIAYHHWNGKVDPEWQRKAVNHILSMQLPEGGWNIYQNGPPEVNATIKAYLALKLAGIPITDPRMLKARQVALTLGGVPRMNTFSKLYLALLGLWPWKYVPTIPCEVLLLGKWFHVNIWDMSNWSRAMIVPLAIINHYKPTRPVKVDLSELFLEGFHERDLALPKDPQSFTWRNFFLGLDQLHKFAELWVNAGIHPFRRLALKKCEQWMLERFEGSDGLAAIFPAMLNSLIALKSLGYPDDHPEVLRAERELKKLEHETKDTVRIEPCLSPGWDTAIAAMCLRESGVPAEHPRLKKAGDWLVNREVRFKADWHHKNPVDVEPSGWVFQFNNKWNPDLDDTAMVLLALRLIPTDHPRRRDEAFQRGLKWLLAFQCRDGGWAAYDKDCTKNILEKVPFADHNAMLDPECADITARVLELLGFEGYALDHPQVQEAVEYLREHQETDGSWYGRWGVNYIYGTWQTLRGLWALKMDMNQPWLLKARDWLESVQLPDGGWGERCNTYDDPVFKGQGPSTASQTAWAVMALCTFGDPKRPSLVRGIQYLIENQNEDGSWTELETTGTGFPRVYYLKYDIYRNTWPLLAMATYRKMLDPKEVRVK
- a CDS encoding STM4011 family radical SAM protein, whose product is MNLSILYRGPLSSCNYGCDYCPFAKRQETAAQLAIDEKALTRFVSWVSSRSGDRISILFTPWGEALIRRWYQRAFVELSHLPHVKKIAIQTNLSCRLDWIEDCNKSRIALWTTFHPSEITRKRFVAQCHKLDQRGVRYSVGVVGLKEHASEIDELRRELAPNVYLWINAYKRVPDYYTPELIKRFTSIDPLFPVNNTRHPSAGLECHAGESVISVDGEGVIRRCHFIRDPIGNIYEPGFEKVLLPRTCPQPSCGCHIGYVHMNKLNLYDVFGDGVLERVPEDWQTLRQ
- a CDS encoding STM4012 family radical SAM protein; the encoded protein is MSTETQSLLESMLRGPAYEAYTYAYPHKTAYRSLAEQIPLRTLWETQQCNALFLYVHVPFCEMRCGFCNLFTTTNPNQTLIDGYLAALQRQASVVRDALHNPAFARLAFGGGTPTFLEPAELEILFAVVEEIMGADSRSLPFSVETSPATATCERLNLLHDHGVDRISIGIQSFLEHEVAAVGRSQKRQEVETALQNIRSLNFPTLNIDLIYGLPGQTMDSWMESLSSALQYRPEELFLYPLYVRPLTGLGRKDRHWEDLRLQMYREARSRLLANGYTQISMRMFRAEHAPTAEGPAYCAQEDGMIGLGCGARSYTRNLHYAMPYAVDSINVRNLIQSFNQTTEDQFAHADYGFILDDSEQKRRYVAQTLLLASGLPLDFYQKRFGTSVFEDLPELCELEVLGFAVRESQLLRLTTEGMERSDVIGPWLYSPQVVELMRNCKLE
- a CDS encoding STM4013/SEN3800 family hydrolase; translated protein: MQNINELIGKHDILFVTLDTLRYDVAQECWAKGRTPNLASVLPTTGWEKRHSPATFTYAAHHAFFAGFLPTPEAPGRHPRLFATRFAGSETTTESTCVLDAPDIVTGLAEHDYHTVCIGGVGFFNKLNPLGRVLPCLFEESHWSEELGVTNQQSTANQVVVAQRILEALPAHQRVFLFLNISAIHQPNRFYLDGAVKDSLLSHTAALEYVDAHLGSLFRIMQKRAPILGIICSDHGTAYGEDNYHGHRLAHPVVWEVPYADFVLPKVNPLGHHEH
- a CDS encoding HAD family hydrolase, which gives rise to MNLSFIFFDLDNTLLDRDAAWRIYWSQFIQQNPAIFNPHSQSALEQIIIEDQHGWRDRAAFFSWLTQSFPKLDQPPMALWEQCRQQLGKLSVPYPGVRELLICLKKTYPLTLVSNGSSTVQRMKLLHSGLAVFFDHIFISGEVGVDKPDPGIFKAALKESNYAPENILFVGDDPVRDVFGAGSLGLQTCWISHGNSWTANQSKPDFILREVTELPALLQRNSSNHIKLCRT